A genomic stretch from Erysipelothrix sp. HDW6C includes:
- a CDS encoding putative ABC transporter permease, translated as MVVTITHIFSYWIIYAFIGWILETIYCSIPQRKFVERGFLNGPLVPIYGFGAILILYVLDPYINDPVLVFVYGLLLTSSLEYITSFIMEKLFHMRWWDYSQQPYNIKGRVCLKNSLMFGFLCLILVTWVHPRIIDFINTIPQNVLTILASVLFVIVVIDTIVSVASTMHLKNRVVNIHAMKDTLNSKITSLEHGVRDSLQSLKRGELRILRSFPSLSSRKFTDIMEEIKQQVRQKKK; from the coding sequence ATGGTGGTTACAATTACACATATATTTTCTTATTGGATTATTTATGCATTCATTGGATGGATCTTAGAAACGATTTATTGTTCCATTCCACAAAGAAAGTTTGTAGAGCGGGGGTTTTTGAATGGTCCCCTTGTCCCTATCTATGGGTTTGGAGCAATTCTTATTTTATACGTACTCGATCCCTATATTAACGATCCCGTCCTTGTGTTTGTATATGGATTACTACTCACAAGTTCCTTAGAATACATAACAAGTTTTATAATGGAGAAACTGTTTCATATGCGCTGGTGGGATTATTCCCAGCAACCCTATAATATCAAAGGTCGTGTGTGTTTAAAGAACTCTCTTATGTTTGGATTTCTATGTTTGATTTTAGTCACATGGGTTCACCCACGCATCATCGACTTTATCAATACAATACCTCAAAATGTACTCACGATTCTTGCAAGCGTTTTGTTTGTCATTGTTGTCATTGATACAATCGTATCCGTTGCATCCACAATGCATCTCAAAAATAGAGTGGTAAATATTCATGCAATGAAAGATACCCTAAATTCAAAAATTACGTCTTTGGAACACGGTGTACGCGACAGTTTACAATCACTGAAGCGTGGCGAACTTCGAATTCTACGATCATTTCCATCGCTGTCTTCACGTAAATTTACGGATATCATGGAAGAAATTAAACAACAAGTCCGCCAAAAGAAAAAATAA